TTGGGCGATTATTCAATGTATGGGAGGTCGAAGGCTGACTTTATGTCCCATTTTGtgtccttttgttttttctttttagaggGGGTGAAACTGAGACTTTGACTAGAAATTCAAAAGAATGTTGCCAGTAGCAATGGTCATAATTAGAAATACAAGTGCAGTCATGGATGAgtctcttttttcctctctgaTGTGCCAGTGGGTTTAATAGTCCTGATAcaaaagtcaagaaaaaatTGTTGGACTCTAACAGCCTTGTCTCTTCAGAAAAGGTGAAAACAGGGGAACTGTGTCTGTGCAAGGTTAGATATTGACAGTTTGATAAAACTGAAGTTTGATCATCACCATGGACATGATTTTGTAAACTTGGATGTGAACATCCTGCTCAGTGATGTACTACTAGTGCACAGTGCATAGATATGTGCAGAGAGTATACAAGCTGTAAGTTTCCATATCATGTTTTGTCACATGTAGACTGTTACGAGATTCAAGAACAaaatttgggtttgtttgtttgtttgttttttttaagcatgACTGAACCTTTGAACACTACCAGCATTATTTCTCTTGAACTTTACATTCTTACCAGTGGTGAGTAATTCATCTGGTACAGCTGTACACACCCTTTGTGCTAACAAAGGTGGgtggaaatacaatgtacaatagaTGTAAACTGCAGGACCACTGACTGGTGATCACAGGACAATGACTCAGCAGATTCCAAGAGAACAGTGCACTGCATACGTGCTGTTGGAAGTCTGTTATCCATTTGtttgatgtttgtgtgtgtgtgagtgttgttGTGtaagtgcctttttttttttttttttttcatgcttggcTACCTAGGGTTGTTTTGCCTTTGAAATGGATAGGCTACCGGAAGAATGCAACTGAGCCTTAAATGTCCAAATATGGACAACTTCCTGTCTGCCAGTGCTAGGAATGGAAAAAACCGATTTGTGGggtatccctcccccccccccccccaaaaaaaaaaataataataataataataaaaaaatgaaatgaatgaataaaaactaTTAACAAGTACTAAATCATTTACTTTGCCAAGAAAAGGCGGAAAAGAGGTTTGTTGTTTTAGTACTTGTAGTTTCATGGCTGGTGTGCTTGAGTTTCACATTTTCACTAAAATGTGAGGTTTCCACTCTGCATTATGAGGTTCATCTAATGACCTAAAACTGGAACAGTTTTGTATTTACAAATGAAAGGTTCAGGAATTGCTTTATTGTCAGTGCATTACAAGTATGTACTCCTACTGTTACTATGACCTTTTGAAACTAGTGTATAAATTGTATCTCATGTGATGAGGAAGACAGCTACCAGATGATTGCTAATTAATGGCTTTCACATCTTCAAAAACAGTTTATAGTTGTGAGCGGGGAACAATTACACCCTGTAACTGCAAACAGCTTTATTGTCACCACAGACATGGCCTGTAATGAATTGTTCATGTTTTGCAATGGGGTTTCAGTTTTGCCAGATTGATGAGAGGAAAAGTTTAACATAGTTATTAGTCATTGTGAAGTTATGACAGCTGGTTGTCCCAGTAACTCGGGCTCTCATGTCATTAGTCAGCAACAGAACTAAGCGACTGTAGTGTGAAGTGTGACAAGCCCTGCTTCCCTTTCCTGTTCCTGGCATTGTTGGTTTCAGTTTGATCATAGTCACAAGACCCGAGAATGTCGTGGGTGTGAAATGCATGCTTCAACTGATTGGTAATACACATGTTGTAGCAAACTTTATACAGATTGATGTTTATATTGTTGTTTGCACGTGTGGGAGCAAACATTACTTAACAcagattgatttttttattgttgtgtcTTAATACCTTTTGTGTACCCTGATCATATGTCTGTACTAGCTCAAAAGTACAACAAACTCAAAAGCAGATATCATATCATAGACTTTACAACATCTAAACAACTCTAATCCTTTACACAAATGGAAAGTGAAATTCCAGTCATGGACAGAGGCATGCATTGCATGTGGCATGGCAAACCAGTTTAGATTTTAAAACATTCTTTCCCCATGAATTGTATCTTTCAATGACAGCAGTGTTTTGAGTGGATGTGAGCATGACATGTCAAAGCCCATTTTATCAGAACAAAGACGAATGTTTTTGAAAACTTTGTCTTGATAACGTCGGTCTACTGACTGATTTTGAATCTGGCTTGACAAGATAAAGATGATTTTTCTCCACATTGAAATTAAGCAAGTCTGCAGCAAGACTGCAGAACAAATTGATGTGTACATTTTTGTACTCATTGTAGCAAGGATATCAGTCTAAAAGGAAGGTGCAGCGTTTAGGATGACATTGATGTTGAACATGGCTCACATGTTACAAATATTCCAGCATGAATGGTCACCACTGATTGTCTGTCTTActgttacaatgtacatgcatccAGTTCTTAGCCTGTCTATCTAAGCAGTGATAATGAATGGGGAGGATGAAAAAAGTCTCTGATTTATCAGATGATCACTTAGATGCAAGTTTCATACTCTCCCTGTCATGTTAACAGAGAGTATGCCTTCTTTTATAATTTGAATTTAATAATTTGTTCGAACTTTGTTTTGAATGCACAGAGAACCAGTGAGGTGCGATCCACTATGAATGGCTACAGGCAATCCAACCTTACGAAGTCTGTTGGTAGCACTTTCCTGACGCCCAGCTCAATCCAGTTGCCAGATACTGTGGACTGGAGGACTCAGGGGTACGTCACCCCTGTCAAGGATCAGGTAAGGGTCTATAGAATCTTGTTTATGTTGATAAGATGATAAGAAAAGCTTTAGTGGATTCACAAGTACATTAGCTTTCAATCGTAGATCCTTGGCAATTTCATACTTTGCGTGAATAAAGTGAAAAGAATTGGTATGATCCCAGCTAAATAAATATGTTTGATCATATGTTATGGCTTGTGAAATATATGCATGCAGAGAATGTATATGTAATTTAATGACATTTGTGAAAGGACACATCAAAAGCCTTCTGTAAAAGATGCAAACAATGAATTACCAGATCTGGTAAAGAAATTCTGCTGCTTACatacatttcctcttttttccccattttcttgtattttctcCTTTCTCATACTATAGGGCCAGTGTGGATCATGCTGGGCTTTTAGCACGACTGGTTCCTTGGAGGGACAGACATTCAAGAAGACTGGAAAACTCATCAGTCTCAGCGAGCAGAACCTGGTTGACTGCTCACGCAGCGAGGGCAACATGGGCTGTGAGGGCGGTCTCATGGACCAGGGATTCCAGTATGTCGAGGACAACAAAGGCATCGACTCTGAGGAGTGCTACCCCTATGAAGCTGAGGTAGGCTTTGTCAACAGTATGCCACACATAAATGAGATCTTTCAGGATCTTCTTCGTAGGAGATGGATTGGTAGACAGCACTGGCATCAAGTTTGACCTCTGTATGTGACGAAATCCCAAGTTTGAATGAAACATTAATCATAGAGGTGTTGAGAGTATCAAAAAGAGGTCCGGTCCTGTGTACTAACCTTGGCTGTTTTGTAAAAAAGTCGGTTTTCAGCCCTTTACATCCTTGTTCAATAACATTTTACTATATTTGTTGCGTTGTTGTTTTCCCCAAGTAGTAGTCATGAAAGCAAAAATTTATAATGGTTTGCTAGAGTAATACAAGGAGTGATcgtaatttgttgttgttgtacacTTAACATGGAAAGATCTTTATTGGTTGAGCAGATTTAGTCAATATCAGGAATTCatatgaatatttcatattcaGTTTGTGATGAATTTACAGTAGgaacaattgaagagtttgtttgcaaaaaccgataagtccatatttgccaaatggagttttttgcgattaaaggtcaagaaaaatagagaaaataataagaaaatttttgcttcttttgaccataacttcaaaaatgtacctttataatatgtagtgaccaatatatcatttgaaaggtatcattttgtactttatgacagagaccgtacttcaaaatcttcaaaaaatggacttatctgtttttgcgaacaaactcttcaattcttTTGACTAGATGCttgatttgtaattttttgagGTGATTTCATTAAGATTAATGCTGTACAGTATCATTACTCTCCAAATATGTAAGGTATGCAGTCAATTCAGTGAGATATTTGAATATTATGCTACATAACTTGGAACTCCTCTACTTCTGTGATTGTCCAGGATGAGACATGCCATTACAATGCACAGTGTGACTCCGCTGAGGTCACAGGCTACACCGACATTCCAAGTGGAGACGAGGACAAACTTAAGGAGGCAGTTGCCACTGTAGGTCCCATCTCTGTCGCCATCGATGCCAGCCACACATCCTTCCAGCTCTATGAAGGAGGTGAGTTGTAGTGAAGTATATTCACTGTATCAAAAACACAGTGTAGCAATATTACTCCTGGTACTCTCAGTTGGGAATATGGTTGACCCATAAAACattaaatgctttttttttttttttttttttttttttttttagatgcacAAAATCTTGTAAAAAGAAGACCAGCAGATTAGAATGTAAACTGACAGAGTACACAAACGAGTCTCTGGCTGGTCTCAATCCACGGTGAAAAATCGCCCAAAGGAGATTAGCATTAGACTTGTGGCTGTACTGTATTCAATacatcattccccccccccccccccccccccccccccccccccccgggagaGTTTGCAGTTACCAATGTAGGAAACTAACCCTTGAGACAGACAAGCGTGATACTTCAAAAAGAGGTTTGTGTGATTTCATGTGTTTGTGATTTGACTTCTCTTGTCCCTCTCCACCAGGTGTGTATGATGAGCCTTCCTGCAGCAGCTCTCAGCTGGATCATGGTGTCCTAGTTGTGGGATACGGAACCCAGGACGGACAGGACTACTGGCTGGTCAAGAACAGGTAATTGAGTCGGGCCCATTTCAAGTGTGAATTCATGGTTCATAGTGACTGCTCAGGAAGCATTTAAAATGCCTTTAGGCGAGCAACCACAGAACCAAGTCTGAATGTCCCATCCAGACGACTAGGCAGTGAGGATAAAGTGATTTGATATCGAACACAAGTGTCGAACTCTGTCATGGGACTCCAGCCAGGGACTTAGAAAATGGAGAGCTCCTAGTCACATCCACTGAGTCACAATGATCATACCAGTGTCTTTTCACTTTTTGACGTGTTGGTACAGTGCGATCCCATTATAACAAGCACGGTTATAACAAGATTTTCGTTACaatgacataaaaattcatgttccaaaattatcatctacataaatttcattattCAGCTAAAACAAAAGTTTGATACATCAAAAGAAAACTGTGTGTCCTGAGGACATCGTTATAAGGGGAGTGCCCCATACAGTAATGATGTTTAGTCGTGTTGATAATGctgctaatgatgatgatgattaatatcattatcatagcTTCACTATTACAATAGTGACAAGAAGACGAAACAGGAAGAAAAAATTTAATGATATATAAGGTTCATTGTTACAcacaaatttttgttttctttatttcacagCTGGGGAACATCATGGGGCATGGAGGGATACATTATGATGTCTCGCAACAAGGACAACCAGTGTGGAATCGCCACCTCCGCCAGCTACCCCCGGGTCTAAAGCCTGCTTATCAGTGAGACAATTCTCTTGGGGTTTGTTTTCCTCCAGGGGGGCTTTGCAACCACACCCTCTGTGCAGAAGCATTGTGCACCATCATCCCTATCACACATGAATCATCAGTGTTCTATTGTAATTGCCAATTTGCTCTACAATGAGTCCTTCATATCATGATGAGGAGCTCTCAATATAGGGTGAAATTTGAACCTCACTTTGACAGAATGCGTGTAGGTGCAGGGTTTATTTATATGGTACTGGAATGTAATTGaaagttgttgctgttgttttttttattcctcaAGCAGGTGGTCTGTCCAAAGCTCAGCATACttgaaaagaagaaattgaaatgacaCCATGCAGTGTACTGCCTCTTGCAGCAAACCCTTGGTTGGAAATTTTACCATTTGGTGGGATGTTCAGCCCTTTAGTGCGGGAAAGGGGTGGTATCATTCTTCTCTTTATCGGCTGTTCGATCTCAGTGGGCCTACGCCCTAGTGTGAGTGGGTACTGCCTTTTCTTGATGGCAGTACATGCAGCCTGAAAAGTTGAAGACTGGGGAGGGGGGGAACATGTGTCTTTTGGTGTGACATATACCAAGGTATAATTCAGTTTCCTGTAAGTATTTGCAGTGCATGAAAACTTTCAACTTCACTGGAATGACCACAGCAATATGGGCATTTTTACTTGTTTCCTCAGTAAAATTTTACATTCTGTTTTAATGCCAGTTATGTAGAGTAgatttccgttttttttttattttttaatccaAGTGTGTGTTGTCAGGGATATATTTCAATCAGTGAATGTGCTGTGTTGTACAATAAAATGATTAATGTGTACATTCTGTTCTTTATACTTTACTCTTGTACAAATATATGTATTCGTTGTTTAACTGTATCAACTTCAATGCAATCACTCAAAGACATACCGGTACTTCTTGAAAAAGAAGGGACATTGTGCTAGGTGTTACTGGTAAACTGCTCTAATACACTTGCTTGATGTGCTGTCTACTTTCCAGTGTGGACTTAAGGCAATGGTACTTGTCATTATTTTGGAAGGCTTCCCGTCATCATTAAAGTACTGGTTTGTTGTATGATGATGTTGTGACTGTTATGAACATTATCATCCTGTCACTTTGTCATTCTTGCAGACCTAAGTTTGACTGCAGGTTATGATTAGCtggaaaattacaaattctgaATGAATGCTTCCAGTAGACTTGTGAATGCACCTttaacagtatacatgtacctcaGATTTGGACAAACACTAAGATGAGCACTTACTTTAAATCTTTTATTGTGCCTTTTTCAAAAGAGGAGTTTCTGCACATTGTGTCACTAAAGATAAAGAGATGCTTTTCTTCTGTTTGGTTGACTGAGTCTCTTTCAACGAGGTGTATTTCAAGTATCTACTTTCTCCTTTCAGCTCAATCAGCTTTATTCAGCTTTGTTGATGGTAGAGTACATGGTAGTCTGTTTTGTAATAGTGCAATCATTGCTGACACCTAATAGGGTCCACATTTGCTTATTTTCTCATACATCTTGAGTTTTGAGGCTCTCATATCAAGTACATTTCCTTCCTCTTGcttatacatgtgtatttcagTGTCTTATTGTATTTATTGACTTGTACATTGGACATGCATGGATGGAAACTGACCATAGATAAATCATCTGATTCACAAGATAGCACTATCAAATTGTTGTAGAACCACTTAGAAGCTTAAAAATGAATGTGTGAAGTTGTTTGAGAATTTTATGTGTTTCGtgtaaaatacattttatatgaaATGAGAATAAAAACATCATGAACTGTGTATGAACTTTTAT
The DNA window shown above is from Diadema setosum chromosome 14, eeDiaSeto1, whole genome shotgun sequence and carries:
- the LOC140238086 gene encoding cathepsin L-like; the encoded protein is MSRLAILITLGLAAIASAAIVMPTRVELDPKWEEWKAAHKKVYTDSAHELERRLVWEENIKKITFHNLDHSIGKRSFTLGMNKYGDLRTSEVRSTMNGYRQSNLTKSVGSTFLTPSSIQLPDTVDWRTQGYVTPVKDQGQCGSCWAFSTTGSLEGQTFKKTGKLISLSEQNLVDCSRSEGNMGCEGGLMDQGFQYVEDNKGIDSEECYPYEAEDETCHYNAQCDSAEVTGYTDIPSGDEDKLKEAVATVGPISVAIDASHTSFQLYEGGVYDEPSCSSSQLDHGVLVVGYGTQDGQDYWLVKNSWGTSWGMEGYIMMSRNKDNQCGIATSASYPRV